The genomic window TGGTGACAGCAGGGTTGTGCCAGAGatctcctgcatgtgtgtgtgtgtcggagtgtgtGTTCGCCTCTTGCAGTGTCGCATGGATCCAGTAGGCTCCACCCATCACAACcagcaccagaacacacacacacaccagcaggacGCTCCCCGCCACGCTcgaaacatctgaaacaaacacacacacacacacattagagacacacacacacacacacacacacattagagacacacacacacacacacacgcacacacacacacacacacagacacacacacacacacacaccagcagcacaccTGCCATGCTCAAAACACCtgtagcacacgcacacgcacgcacacacacacacacacacacacacacacacactcctacctgGACTTTCGGCAGCTTGCAGCATGAGGGGGTGATGGACCTCCTTTGTAAATGTGGGCGGGGCCTTCATGTGATTGACATGTTCAGCAGCCCGTGAGCTGTGCAGGATGTTGACCTGGGCGGAGTCAAGCAGCACAGGACGCTTTTGAGTAATTGACTCATTAGTCCTTAGGAGGCCCccctggccaacacacacacacacacacacacacacacacacacacacacacacacacacacacacacacacacacacacacacacacacacctctccccctACCTCCAGCAGGAGTGTGTTTGAGGTGTATCGGCCGCTGAGCTGGGAGCAGGTGAGGCGGAAGTGCCGCACTGAGATCTCAGGACGCAGGTTAGCGTAGCGCACCGCCCGCAACAGCTCCATGTAGAGAGCCATAGACGCAACacctgagatacacacacacacacacacacacacacacacacacacacacacacacacacacacacacacacacacacacacacacacacacacacacacacacacacaattatacagcATCCGGAATCAAGAATGCACAatttggaattgaattgaattatatgtatgtagtgtgtgtgtgtgtgtgtgtgtgt from Engraulis encrasicolus isolate BLACKSEA-1 unplaced genomic scaffold, IST_EnEncr_1.0 scaffold_1219_np1212, whole genome shotgun sequence includes these protein-coding regions:
- the LOC134442152 gene encoding calsyntenin-2-like is translated as MALYMELLRAVRYANLRPEISVRHFRLTCSQLSGRYTSNTLLLEVNILHSSRAAEHVNHMKAPPTFTKEVHHPLMLQAAESPDVSSVAGSVLLVCVCVLVLVVMGGAYWIHATLQEANTHSDTHTHAGDLWHNPAVTITVNPMESFEEALAAVGQLSEDEEEEEEDDITSADSDSQEEEEDEEELPSMHQESRRRAQQDWDNMAPF